The Euphorbia lathyris chromosome 2, ddEupLath1.1, whole genome shotgun sequence genome includes a window with the following:
- the LOC136218508 gene encoding protein PLASTID TRANSCRIPTIONALLY ACTIVE 7 — MNLICKQGRLESRNTIMTILPLGFSSVTTANTSPLSQSLALLPDKITCQLQSNNRGRRVWRRRKLTNKDDMLRYKLERIPFLEEQVRKIREGGKLLTMDIERLLLSEDNRFDFVNEVAAEANEYVDKNRDEYGGKKKAILHVLSNRMNDAGVYRPEAYEESDPFKPPGYMLDYYT, encoded by the exons ATGAATCTTATCTGCAAGCAAGGTCGTTTGGAAAGCAGAAACACAATAATGACGATCTTACCCTTGGGTTTCTCCTCTGTTACAACCGCCAACACTAGTCCTCTTTCGCAATCACTTGCTCTGCTTCCCGATAAG ATAACTTGTCAACTGCAAAGCAATAATCGTGGTCGCCGTGTCTGGCGCCGTAGAAAATTG ACAAACAAGGATGACATGTTGCGATACAAGTTGGAGCGAATCCCCTTCCTTGAAGAGCAGGTTAGGAAGATACGAGAGGGGGGGAAGCTTTTGACAATGGATATTGAGAGACTGTTGTTATCAGAGGATAACAGGTTTGATTTTGTCAATGAGGTAGCAGCTGAAGCCAACGAATATGTGGACAAAAACCGAGATGAATATGGCGGTAAGAAGAAGGCAATCCTTCATGTGCTTAGTAACCGCATGAATGATGCTGGAGTCTATCGTCCAGAAGCATACGAGGAATCAGACCCTTTTAAACCTCCTGGTTACATGTTGGATTATTATACATGA